The proteins below come from a single Drosophila miranda strain MSH22 chromosome Y unlocalized genomic scaffold, D.miranda_PacBio2.1 Contig_Y1_pilon, whole genome shotgun sequence genomic window:
- the LOC117190639 gene encoding WD repeat-containing protein CG11141-like: MQKLKSEVATRITCVKIVNSVEYMVAAGCANGQVSIFQIQKELPQDLNLVAPCTRSKPIERYTIRDLHRCVVSCCEWSKNGMTLFSGDRQGVVVLTEFDYQSHLSKSVEILSEAYEIVQLSVHQSHLLVATLYRCIVCQRDVQTGQWHITQVGKKDRKQLIDCGGVFLKKLSNSKPQLICGRPGLRFWIADTIGNVSRTLIFRDAVLHSHTWEIPILNPKLRSDPSTRPQPAVAEDGENEVPYVASSNFRQLYFYDGQDSLLVTHDDTTLYILNVDRLKVEAIARGFRKILDFCAYGKEIFVLEGERSLLRLAPLPEPPNKTAKVIFNPLMPPPVPVLGAPHSYQLESPLELQAEPLHCAEECFELIEKLDLNVPIELAVESPLAQQNRRLDIFRRIGEMDFEQSIVHTSGTTSSKKRKTSVGKQSSGLGVVEIGHETHEMKLPLTSAATIMVASYCQMENNGLASPLDLKSAFMEHLPDTFSPTTLQKTVAAKAKSLAAELDLPEVLLAPLTQEELCAAHAQTKQLTESLISCYPTRLEEASVQTAPHKMNTVDDYNAGQPIDGICASAPTKPKVAPLKFVNSRPKATLTLKDETDEEEYTSFLPDFRRAGDPLRNETPATSDSNTSSEWEFLDN, from the exons ATGCAGAAGCTCAAGTCGGAG GTTGCCACACGCATTACGTGCGTGAAGATAGTCAATTCGGTGGAGTACATGGTGGCTGCAGGATGCGCCAATGGACAAGTCAGCATATTCCAGATACAGAAGGAACTGCCCCAGGACTTGAATCTGGTGGCTCCCTGTACGCGCAGCAAGCCCATCGAACGCTACACCATCCGCGACCTGCACCGCTGCGTGGTCAGCTGCTGCGAGTGGTCGAAGAATGGAATGACACTCTTCTCCGGCGACCGCCAAGGCGTTGTGGTGCTAACGGAATTCGACTATCAATCG CACCTAAGCAAATCTGTTGAGATCCTGAGCGAAGCCTATGAAATCGTCCAGCTAAGCGTACACCAAAGCCACTTGCTCGTGGCCACGCTCTATCGTTGTATCGTGTGCCAGCGCGACGTCCAAACTGGACAGTGGCACATCACCCAGGTGGGCAAGAAGGATCGCAAGCAGCTCATCGACTGTGGCGGCGTGTTCCTTAAGAAGTTGTCGAATAGCAAGCCACAGCTCATTTGCGGGCGACCTGGTCTGCGCTTCTGGATAGCCGACACCATCGGCAATGTGTCTAGGACCCTTATATTTAGGGACGCTGTGCTGCACAGTCACACGTGGGAGATACCCATACTAAACCCGAAGCTGCGCAGTGATCCATCCACAAGGCCACAACCAGCCGTTGCGGAAGATGGAGAAAACGAAGTGCCCTACGTGGCCAGCAGCAATTTCCGCCAGTTGTATTTTTACGACGGCCAGGACTCCTTGCTGGTGACCCATGACGATACCACTTTGTATATATTGAATGTCGACCGCCTCAAGGTGGAAGCGATAGCGCGCGGGTTTCGCAAAATTCTCGACTTTTGCGCTTATGGCAAGGAAATCTTTGTTCTGGAAGGCGAGCGCTCCCTGTTGCGGTTGGCTCCACTTCCGGAGCCACCAAACAAGACGGCGAAAGTAATATTTAATCCGTTGATGCCGCCGCCAGTTCCTGTCCTAGGCGCTCCGCACTCCTACCAGCTGGAGTCACCGCTGGAACTGCAAGCGGAGCCCCTGCACTGTGCCGAAGAATGCTTTGAGCTGATCGAGAAGCTCGATCTGAACGTTCCCATTGAGCTGGCCGTGGAGTCGCCGTTGGCTCAGCAGAACCGACGCCTAGACATTTTTCGTCGCATAGGCGAAATGGATTTCGAGCAGTCTATAGTTCACACCAGCGGTACGACCTCCAGTAAAAAGCGCAAGACATCTGTGGGAAAGCAGAGCAGTGGCTTGGGCGTCGTAGAAATCGGCCACGAGACACATGAGATGAAACTGCCGCTCACTAGTGCCGCCACGATAATGGTGGCCAGCTACTGTCAGATGGAGAA CAATGGCCTGGCCTCGCCTTTGGATTTGAAGAGCGCCTTTATGGAGCACCTACCGGACACCTTTAGCCCGACCACACTTCAAAAGACCGTGGCGGCCAAGGCCAAGTCCCTCGCCGCCGAGCTGGACCTGCCCGAGGTGCTCCTGGCCCCACTCACTCAAGAAGAGCTGTGTGCCGCCCATGCTCAGACGAAACAACTGACTGAGTCTTTGATCAGCTGCTATCCCACGCGACTGGAGGAGGCCAGTGTGCAGACAGCTCCACACAAAATGAATACCGTCGACGATTACAATGCGGGCCAGCCGATAGACGGGATTTGTGCGTCTGCTCCCACGAAGCCAAAAGTGGCGCCTCTAAAGTTTGTCAACAGCAGGCCGAAGGCAACACTAACCCTGAAAGATGAGACGGACGAGGAGGAGTACACAAGCTTTTTGCCAGACTTTCGACGGGCTGGAGACCCCTTGAGAAATGAAACCCCAGCCACAAGCGATTCCAACACGTCCAGTGAATGGGAGTTTCTGGACAATTAG
- the LOC108160555 gene encoding uncharacterized protein LOC108160555 — protein sequence MSNTSISPIPTLKGIFSVPRAGANQGRNFLKENKVSLRSLEKSTSEKLAAKEPVRPKWMPPMRRAGSEVRESKTGRPPVSRQNTQETSLQRNRNHSRSHHQLGVAVPDAGERFDGLESRNPMRDDPSVEAQKDFEQSPDRYSERCSSCRTQRSSTSIGIQTEDITDELYLTNALKKCSFDGDSMLDEHPNKYDNNYRRSSNRYDNNENEHLQPSRFNMNELNAMIPLPDVDLRTEVASDEEAPLSARSRFTVATISSNASTTSITSKRREHKLGSRDELRLPRYLEKEKREKAAAKELADARDPDCPRGHTLLSEEDRVGHLNSAKKRYDGLISELNHMPMTAQTLRVRNRKAEIDKELGIVDEEIRVYSKPKVYISSSKYQ from the exons ATGTCAAACACATCAATTAGTCCGATACCTACGCTGAAAGGGATTTTTTCAGTGCCGC GAGCCGGAGCTAATCAGGGCCGCAACTTTCTTAAGGAGAATAAAGTGAGCTTGCGCTCGCTGGAGAAATCAACAAGTGAAAAACTAGCAGCCAAGGAACCAGTGCGTCCCAAATGGATGCCACCTATGCGACGCGCTGGCAGCGAGGTACGGGAATCGAAAACAGGAAGACCCCCGGTGTCCAGACAAAACACCCAGGAAACCAGTCTGCAACGCAACCGTAACCACTCGCGTTCGCATCACCAATTGGGTGTGGCTGTTCCAGATGCTGGCGAACGTTTTGACGGCTTGGAATCGCGCAATCCTATGCGCGATGACCCGTCGGTGGAAGCACAGAAAGATTTTGAGCAGTCACCGGACAGATATTCAGAACGCTGCAGCTCTTGCCGCACCCAACGCAGCTCCACAAGCATTGGCATACAGACAGAAGATATCACAGATGAGCTCTACCTAACAAATGCCTTAAAAAA ATGCAGTTTTGATGGTGATTCTATGCTGGATGAGCACCCCAATAAATATGACAACAATTACAGACGGTCCTCCAATCGTTACGATAATAACGAAAACGAGCATCTTCAGCCCAGTCGGTTCAACATGAATGAGTTGAACGCAATGATACCCTTACCCGACGTTGATCTGAGAACTGAAGTTGCTTCGGATGAAGAGGCTCCGCTTAGTGCCCGCAGCCGCTTTACAGTGGCCACAATCTCATCAAATGCTAGCACCACGTCCATAACATCGAAGCGCCGCGAGCACAAGCTGGGAT CACGCGACGAATTGCGTCTTCCGCGCTACCTGGAGAAGGAAAAGCGCGAAAAGGCCGCAGCCAAGGAGCTTGCCGATGCACGGGATCCGGACTGTCCACGCGGACATACTCTGCTCTCGGAGGAGGATCGTGTTGGCCACTTGAACAGCGCAAAGAAGC GCTATGATGGTCTAATCAGTGAGCTTAATCACATGCCCATGACCGCCCAGACTCTTCGGGTGCGCAACCGCAAGGCGGAAATCGACAAGGAGCTGGGTATCGTAGATGAGGAGATACGCGTCTACTCCAAGCCCAAGGTATACATCAGCTCTAGCAAATATCAGTAG
- the LOC117191443 gene encoding enkurin domain-containing protein 1-like: MSKFRHTIVGIEYVKHINSSDTYAGERFDGLESRNPMRNDPSVEAQKDFEQSPDRYSERCSSCRTQRSFTSIGIQTEDITDELYLTNALKKCSFDGDSMLDEHPNKYDNNYRRSSNRYDNNENEHLQPSRFNMNELNAMIPLPDVDLRTEVASDEEAPLSARSRFTVATMASNASTTSITSKRREHKLGSRDELRLPRYLEKEKREKAAAKELADARDPDCPRGHTLLSEEDRVGHLNSAKKRYDGPISELNHMPMTAQTLRVRNRKAEIDKELGIVDEEIRVYSKPKVYICSSKYQ; encoded by the exons atgtcaaaatttcgccacactaTCGTCGGAATAGAATATGTCAAACACATCAATTCGTCCGATACCTACGCTGGCGAACGTTTTGACGGCTTGGAATCGCGCAATCCTATGCGCAATGACCCGTCGGTGGAAGCACAGAAAGATTTTGAGCAGTCACCGGACAGATATTCAGAACGCTGCAGCTCTTGCCGCACCCAACGCAGCTTCACAAGCATTGGCATACAGACAGAAGATATCACAGATGAGCTCTACCTAACAAATGCCTTAAAAAA ATGCAGTTTTGATGGTGATTCTATGCTGGATGAGCACCCCAATAAATATGACAACAATTACAGACGGTCCTCCAATCGTTACGATAATAACGAAAACGAGCATCTTCAGCCCAGTCGGTTCAACATGAATGAGTTGAACGCAATGATACCCTTACCCGACGTTGATCTGAGAACTGAAGTTGCTTCGGATGAAGAGGCTCCGCTTAGTGCCCGCAGCCGCTTTACAGTGGCCACAATGGCATCAAATGCTAGCACCACGTCCATAACATCGAAGCGCCGCGAGCACAAGCTGGGAT CACGCGACGAATTGCGTCTTCCGCGCTACCTGGAGAAGGAAAAGCGCGAAAAGGCCGCAGCCAAGGAGCTTGCCGATGCACGGGATCCGGACTGTCCACGCGGACATACTCTGCTCTCGGAGGAGGATCGTGTTGGCCACTTGAACAGCGCAAAGAAGC GCTATGATGGTCCAATCAGTGAGCTTAATCACATGCCCATGACCGCCCAGACTCTTCGGGTGCGCAACCGCAAGGCGGAAATCGACAAGGAGCTGGGTATCGTAGATGAGGAGATACGCGTCTACTCCAAGCCCAAGGTATACATCTGCTCTAGCAAATATCAGTAG
- the LOC117190640 gene encoding inositol-3-phosphate synthase-like, with product MLVGWGGNNGSTLTTALEANRRQLKWRKRTGVQHANWYGSITQASTVFIGSDETGSDVFVPMKELLPMVEPNDIVVDGWDISNLHLADAMVRAEVLDVALQDQLYEQMAKLKPRTSIYDPDFIAANQSDRANNLIKGTRQEQYEQIRRDIRDFKQRSGVLWTANTERFSEVQPGLNTTSQELLASLKANHSEVSPSTIFAMASVAEGCTYINGSPQNTFVPGLIQLAEEKNVFIAGDDFKSGQTKIKSVLVDFLVGAGIKPVSIASYNHLGNNDGKNLSAPQQFRSKEISKSNVVDDMVASNRLLYGANEHPDHVVVIKYLPYVGDSKRAMDEYTSEIMMGGHNTLVIHNTCEDSLLATPLILDLVILGELSTRIQLRSAEESASWVPFKPVLPLVSYLCKAPLVPQGSQVVNSLFRQRAAIENILRGCIGLPPISNMTLEQRFDFATITNEPPVKRAKLLGQPCA from the exons ATGCTGGTGGGCTGGGGTGGCAACAACGGATCCACCCTCACTACCGCCCTTGAGGCCAACCGCCGCCAGCTGAAGTGGCGCAAGCGCACGGGCGTGCAGCACGCCAACTGGTACGGTTCGATCACGCAGGCCTCGACCGTGTTCATTGGCTCGGACGAGACGGGCAGCGATGTGTTTGTGCCCATGAAGGAGCTCCTGCCCATGGTGGAGCCGAACGACATTGTTGTGGATGGCTGGGACATTAGCAATTTGCACCTGGCGGATGCCATGGTGCGTGCCGAGGTCCTCGATGTGGCCCTGCAGGACCAGCTGTACGAGCAGATGGCCAAACTTAAGCCCCGTACATCGATCTACGATCCGGACTTCATCGCGGCCAACCAGTCGGATCGGGCCAACAACCTCATCAAGGGCACTAGACAGGAGCAGTACGAGCAGATCCGTCGCGACATCCGCGACTTTAAGCAGCGCAGCGGCGTCCTCTGGACGGCCAATACCGAGCGGTTCTCTGAGGTGCAGCCAGGTCTGAACACCACTAGCCAGGAGCTTCTTGCCTCTCTCAAGGCCAACCATTCGGAGGTCTCGCCGTCTACCATCTTTGCCATGGCCAGCGTAGCCGAGGGT TGTACCTACATCAACGGCTCGCCGCAAAACACCTTTGTGCCGGGTCTCATCCAGCTGGCCGAGGAGAAGAATGTATTCATTGCCGGCGACGATTTCAAGTCCGGCCAGACCAAGATCAAGAGTGTGCTGGTCGACTTCCTGGTGGGAGCCGGCATCAAGCCAGTTTCCATTGCCAGCTACAATCACCTTGGCAACAACGACGGCAAGAACTTGTCTGCTCCCCAGCAGTTCCGCTCCAAGGAG ATATCCAAGAGCAATGTGGTGGACGATATGGTGGCCTCCAATAGGCTGCTCTACGGCGCCAACGAGCATCCCGACCATGTGGTTGTCATCAAATACCTGCCCTATGTGGGTGACAGCAAGCGGGCCATGGACGAGTACACCTCCGAGATCATGATGGGTGGCCACAACACTCTGGTAATCCACAACACCTGCGAGGACTCGCTCCTGGCCACACCCCTTATTTTGGATCTGGTTATTTTGGGCGAGCTGAGTACACGTATCCAGCTGCGCAGTGCGGAGGAGTCTGCTTCCTGGGTGCCATTCAAGCCGGTCCTTCCGCTGGTGAGCTATCTGTGCAAGGCCCCTCTTGTTCCCCAGGGATCACAAGTGGTCAACTCGCTGTTCCGCCAGCGTGCTGCCATTGAAAACATCCTGCGCGGCTGCATCGGACTTCCGCCAATTTCAAACATGACTCTGGAACAGCGC TTCGACTTTGCCACCATCACGAATGAGCCGCCCGTGAAGCGGGCCAAGCTACTGGGTCAGCCCTGTGCCTAG